In a genomic window of Trichoderma atroviride chromosome 4, complete sequence:
- a CDS encoding uncharacterized protein (EggNog:ENOG41~TransMembrane:5 (i130-151o177-197i241-261o369-391i412-437o)) yields the protein MASSSPSPAPPPPGGKAVASTTGSSAGPDPVLRNALRYTISPREYAALHRYVLSKSRALRRAAPSPSSVEKALQPRKGGDDYNAKAVRHSLRVFTATWIGMKAWDAIMRRLGNKEPGGSGQKKPFYKSPALRLSISLSTILFLYRVLFRFLTRLRAHLLDPQAEPFRLRNPRTSATLTSPFAPAIGASLAGLALGAYPSSQMRVSIGIYAMFRALEFGWNVCEKEGMIWGIRNGKNRERPWWFGSWMLQPFAFGQLLHAAVFDPDCFPTSFGDWIFKHSATYLPPRPENYPTALKWPGASQILENIAEMARLNWPPNISPILFPNKEVLPPSLAGVSPLSSQAHPLITSLSCATLHPTDPSCLRTYLTFWLNSFPTMTRFFLIFYSALTIVPKFRNLYNFPFSTIQRMISQVLRLSTFATGAISTAWASLCFFQQYLPPPCSCHPTHLPRGLLRGHVGLGGASPRPQRVLVLCAGQRRQPVEGWREAPLVEGDEGRGCVGVCPCAGDFGCRVRTRCQGYSGGSVA from the exons atggcatcatcgtcaccatcgccagcgccgccgcctcctggcGGAAAGGCTGTCGCGTCCACCACCGGCTCTTCCGCCGGGCCAGATCCGGTTCTGCGCAATGCCCTGCGATACACCATCTCGCCGCGCGAATATGCGGCCCTGCACAGATACGTGCTCTCCAAGTCGCGGGCGCTCCGCCGCGCAGCGCCCAGCCCAAGCAGCGTGGAGAAGGCGCTGCAGCCGAGGAAGGGAGGCGACGACTACAATGCCAAGGCGGTGCGGCATTCGCTGCGCGTGTTTACGGCGACGTGGATAGGTATGAAGGCGTGGGACGCAATCATGAGGAGGCTTGGGAATAAGGA ACCAGGCGGCAGTGGCCAGAAGAAGCCGTTTTACAAGTCTCCAGCGCTGAGGCTGTCCATCTCGCTCTCGACAATCTTGTTCCTCTACCGTGTTCTGTTCCGATTCCTCACCAGACTGCGTGCCCATCTCTTGGATCCGCAGGCAGAGCCCTTCCGGCTGCGCAACCCACGGACGTCGGCAACGCTGACATCGCCATTTGCGCCGGCCATTGGAGCCTCGCTTGCGGGTCTGGCTCTCGGCGCCTATCCGTCGTCGCAGATGCGAGTCAGTATCGGCATCTATGCCATGTTCCGCGCTCTCGAGTTTGGCTGGAATGTGTGCGAGAAGGAGGGCATGATCTGGGGCATCAGGAATGGCAAGAATCGAGAGCGGCCTTGGTGGTTTGGTAGCTGGATGCTGCAGCCGTTTGCATTTGGACAGTTGCTCCATGCTGCTGTTTTTGACCCGGACTGCTTTCCAACT TCCTTTGGAGACTGGATCTTCAAGCATTCCGCCACATACCTGCCTCCGCGGCCAGAAAACTATCCTACGGCCCTCAAATGGCCAGGCGCTTCGCAGATATTGGAGAATATTGCAGAGATGGCTCGACTCAACTGGCC ACCCAACATATCTCCCATCTTGTTCCCCAACAAAGAAGTCCTTCCACCTTCACTTGCTGGCGTATCGCCGCTGAGTTCACAGGCTCATCCACTTATTACCTCTCTCTCCTGTGCAACTCTTCACCCAACCGACCCATCTTGTCTACGAACATACCTGACCTTTTGGCTCAATTCCTTCCCAACCATGActcgcttcttcctcatcttttACTCCGCCTTGACCATTGTCCCCAAGTTTCGCAACTTGTACAACTTTCCCTTTTCCACCATTCAGCGGATGATATCTCAGGTGCTGCGCCTCTCGACCTTTGCTACCGGAGCCATCTCCACGGCATGGGcatctctttgctttttccagCAATATCTCCCCCCGCCATGTTCTTGCCACCCAACGCATCTTCCTCGGGGGCTTCTTCGCGGGCATGTGGGCTTGGGTGGAGCGTCGCCACGGCCGCAGCGTGTTCTTGTACTCTGCGCGGGCCAGCGTCGACAGCCTGTGGAAGGTTGGCGTGAAGCGCCGCTGGTGGAAGGCGATGAAGGGCGGGGATGTGTGGGTGTTTGTCCTTGCGCTGGCGATTTCGGGTGTCGTGTACGAACGCGATGCCAGGGCTATTCGGGAGGGTCAGTGGCGTAA
- a CDS encoding uncharacterized protein (TransMembrane:1 (i21-40o)), which yields MGINHKLERARHVKERTRKGIDAMSIYVSLIDMLAVWNGIKGVGSSKRGNGVEPDRQSDDGIYGNISRKCNLFLRQSVNANSPIQLDSYRG from the exons ATGGGAATAAATCACAAGTTGGAAAGGGCAAG GCACGTCAAGGAAAGGACACGAAAGGGAATCGATGCAATGTCCATCTATGTATCGCTCATCGATATGTTGGCAGTGTG GAATGGAATCAAAGGCGTTGGAAGCAGTAAGA GAGGAAACGGCGTCGAACCCGACCGACAAAGCGACGATGGTATCT ATGGAAATATATCTCGAAAATGTAACCTTTTTCTACGCCAAAGTG TAAACGCCAACTCGCCAATACAGCTGGATTCCTACCGAGGCTGA